Proteins from one Belonocnema kinseyi isolate 2016_QV_RU_SX_M_011 chromosome 8, B_treatae_v1, whole genome shotgun sequence genomic window:
- the LOC117177634 gene encoding NADPH--cytochrome P450 reductase isoform X1 has product MIGNSFSVKSNYFMQAVDALQPKAVRMAGSPVLEDTDNTEILDESFLSTLDIALLAVLILTGLWWLMKRNKQDEYAPSTKSYSIQPTSYTAVIPSENSFIKKLQTSGRSLVVFYGSQTGTGEEFAGRLAKEGIRYRMKGMVADPEECDMEELVNLKTIPNSMAVFCMATYGEGDPTDNAMEFVDWLKTGEADLTGLNYAVFGLGNKTYEHYNEVAIYIDHRLEQLGATRVYELGLGDDDANIEDDFITWKDKFWPAVCDFFGIEGISEDVSIRQYKLTEHLDLPADRIYHGEIARLHSFKNQRPPYDAKNPYLAPVKENRELHGPKSERSCMHIEFDIEGSKMRYDTGDHLAVYPVNSSELVDKIGVKCGVDLDTVFTLTNTDEESTKKHPFPCPCSYRTALTHYLDITGHPRTHILKELAEYCSDPADKEKLKLMASTTTEGKALYNQWMIQENRNIVQILEDIPSLKPAIDHLCELLPRLQCRYYSISSSPKLHPTTVHITAVVVEYKTPTGRINRGVTTSWLKEKHPSDPPCLVPIFVRKSQFRLPLRTSTPIIMVGPGTGLAPFRGFIQERDLARKEGKEVGDTILYFGCRKSEEDFLYKEELEEYVKSGTLTLHCAFSREQANKVYVTHLLEKNKDELWDVIGEKNGHIYVCGDARNMARDVHNILLKVVMQNGKMTEMEAQDYIKKMDTQKRYSSDVWS; this is encoded by the exons atgattggaaattcattttccgttaaatctaattatttcatgcag GCTGTGGACGCATTGCAACCAAAAGCTGTCAGGATGGCAGGGTCGCCAGTTTTGGAAGATACTGACAACACAGAAATCCTCGATGAATCTTTTCTCAGCACCCTTGATATTGCCCTACTTGCTGTCCTGATTTTAACGGGACTGTGGTGGCTCATGAAGAGAAACAAGCAGGACGAATATGCACCTTCTACAAAATCATATTCAATTCA ACCAACCTCATACACGGCAGTTATACCTTCCGAAAACTCGTTCATTAAAAAGCTTCAAACGTCTGGACGAAGTCTCGTAGTATTTTATGGTAGTCAAACTGGAACTGGTGAAGAATTCGCTGGTCGCCTCGCCAAAGAGGGCATCCGGTACCGAATGAAAGGTATGGTTGCTGATCCAGAAGAATGCGATATG GAGGAACTTGTGAATCTCAAGACTATACCAAATAGTATGGCAGTCTTTTGTATGGCTACTTATGGCGAGGGAGATCCAACTGACAATGCTATGGAATTTGTTGACTGGCTCAAGACAGGCGAAGCCGATCTCACTGGCTTGAATTACGCC GTATTTGGACTGGGGAACAAGACATACGAGCATTACAATGAAGTGGCAATATACATCGATCACAGGTTGGAACAACTGGGAGCGACACGTGTCTATGAACTCGGTCTCGGTGACGATGATGCCAA tATTGAAGACGATTTCATTACATGGAAAGACAAATTCTGGCCCGCTGTTTGCGACTTTTTCGGAATCGAGGGAATCAGCGAGGATGTCAGCATTCGTCAGTATAAACTTACTGAGCACCTTGATTTGCCTGCTGATCGCATTTACCATGGAGAAATCGCAAGACTTCATTCCTTCAAAAACCAGAGACC tCCATACGATGCAAAGAACCCGTACCTAGCACCAGTGAAAGAGAATAGGGAACTTCACGGACCAAAGTCAGAAAGGTCTTGCATGCACATCGAGTTCGATATCGAGGGATCAAAGATGCGTTACGACACTGGAGATCACTTGGCTGTATATCCAGTGAATAGCTCCGAGCTCGTAGATAAAATTGGCGTAAAATGTGGAGTGGATTTGGACACAGTCTTTACACTAACAAATACTGATGAGGAATCCACAAAGAAGCATCCATTCCCTTGTCCTTGTTCTTACAGAACAGCACTTACACACTATCTAGACATCACTGGTCACCCAAGAACTCACATTCTTAAAGAGTTGGCAGAGTATTGTAGTGATCCTGCTGATAAAGAGAAACTGAAGCTGATGGCATCGACGACTACTGAAGGCAAGGCGCTCTATAATCAGTGGATGATTCAAGAAAATAGAAACATTGTACAAATTTTGGAAGATATTCCAAGTCTCAAACCTGCCATCGATCATCTATGCGAATTGCTTCCTAGACTCCAGTGCAGATACTATTCAATATCTTCATCTCCCAAA CTTCATCCCACTACTGTTCATATAACTGCAGTTGTCGTAGAATATAAAACACCAACTGGAAGAATTAACAGGGGAGTGACGACTTCCTGGTTGAAGGAAAAACATCCCTCAGATCCTCCATGCTTGGTTCCAATTTTCGTAAGAAAATCACAATTCCGTCTTCCTCTTCGTACTTCCACGCCCATTATTATGGTTGGCCCAGGAACTGGTCTTGCACCTTTCAGAGGATTCATTCAAGAACGTGATCTTGCTAGGAAGGAAg GTAAGGAAGTGGGAGACACGATTTTGTACTTTGGGTGCAGGAAAAGTGAGGAAGACTTTCTTTACAAAGAGGAGCTCGAAGAATACGTAAAAAGTGGTACTCTCACTTTACACTGTGCTTTTAGTAGGGAACAAGCAAACAAAGTTTATGTCACACACTTGCTTGAAAAGAATAAGGACGAGCTATGGGATGTAATTGGTGAAAAAAATGGGCATATTTACGTATGCGG TGATGCCCGAAATATGGCTCGTGACGTGCACAACATTCTTCTGAAAGTTGTGATGCAGAATGGAAAAATGACGGAAATGGAAGCGCAGGATTACATTAAGAAAATGGATACGCAGAAACGCTACTCGAGCGATGTTTGgagttga
- the LOC117177634 gene encoding NADPH--cytochrome P450 reductase isoform X2 yields MDLPAVDALQPKAVRMAGSPVLEDTDNTEILDESFLSTLDIALLAVLILTGLWWLMKRNKQDEYAPSTKSYSIQPTSYTAVIPSENSFIKKLQTSGRSLVVFYGSQTGTGEEFAGRLAKEGIRYRMKGMVADPEECDMEELVNLKTIPNSMAVFCMATYGEGDPTDNAMEFVDWLKTGEADLTGLNYAVFGLGNKTYEHYNEVAIYIDHRLEQLGATRVYELGLGDDDANIEDDFITWKDKFWPAVCDFFGIEGISEDVSIRQYKLTEHLDLPADRIYHGEIARLHSFKNQRPPYDAKNPYLAPVKENRELHGPKSERSCMHIEFDIEGSKMRYDTGDHLAVYPVNSSELVDKIGVKCGVDLDTVFTLTNTDEESTKKHPFPCPCSYRTALTHYLDITGHPRTHILKELAEYCSDPADKEKLKLMASTTTEGKALYNQWMIQENRNIVQILEDIPSLKPAIDHLCELLPRLQCRYYSISSSPKLHPTTVHITAVVVEYKTPTGRINRGVTTSWLKEKHPSDPPCLVPIFVRKSQFRLPLRTSTPIIMVGPGTGLAPFRGFIQERDLARKEGKEVGDTILYFGCRKSEEDFLYKEELEEYVKSGTLTLHCAFSREQANKVYVTHLLEKNKDELWDVIGEKNGHIYVCGDARNMARDVHNILLKVVMQNGKMTEMEAQDYIKKMDTQKRYSSDVWS; encoded by the exons GCTGTGGACGCATTGCAACCAAAAGCTGTCAGGATGGCAGGGTCGCCAGTTTTGGAAGATACTGACAACACAGAAATCCTCGATGAATCTTTTCTCAGCACCCTTGATATTGCCCTACTTGCTGTCCTGATTTTAACGGGACTGTGGTGGCTCATGAAGAGAAACAAGCAGGACGAATATGCACCTTCTACAAAATCATATTCAATTCA ACCAACCTCATACACGGCAGTTATACCTTCCGAAAACTCGTTCATTAAAAAGCTTCAAACGTCTGGACGAAGTCTCGTAGTATTTTATGGTAGTCAAACTGGAACTGGTGAAGAATTCGCTGGTCGCCTCGCCAAAGAGGGCATCCGGTACCGAATGAAAGGTATGGTTGCTGATCCAGAAGAATGCGATATG GAGGAACTTGTGAATCTCAAGACTATACCAAATAGTATGGCAGTCTTTTGTATGGCTACTTATGGCGAGGGAGATCCAACTGACAATGCTATGGAATTTGTTGACTGGCTCAAGACAGGCGAAGCCGATCTCACTGGCTTGAATTACGCC GTATTTGGACTGGGGAACAAGACATACGAGCATTACAATGAAGTGGCAATATACATCGATCACAGGTTGGAACAACTGGGAGCGACACGTGTCTATGAACTCGGTCTCGGTGACGATGATGCCAA tATTGAAGACGATTTCATTACATGGAAAGACAAATTCTGGCCCGCTGTTTGCGACTTTTTCGGAATCGAGGGAATCAGCGAGGATGTCAGCATTCGTCAGTATAAACTTACTGAGCACCTTGATTTGCCTGCTGATCGCATTTACCATGGAGAAATCGCAAGACTTCATTCCTTCAAAAACCAGAGACC tCCATACGATGCAAAGAACCCGTACCTAGCACCAGTGAAAGAGAATAGGGAACTTCACGGACCAAAGTCAGAAAGGTCTTGCATGCACATCGAGTTCGATATCGAGGGATCAAAGATGCGTTACGACACTGGAGATCACTTGGCTGTATATCCAGTGAATAGCTCCGAGCTCGTAGATAAAATTGGCGTAAAATGTGGAGTGGATTTGGACACAGTCTTTACACTAACAAATACTGATGAGGAATCCACAAAGAAGCATCCATTCCCTTGTCCTTGTTCTTACAGAACAGCACTTACACACTATCTAGACATCACTGGTCACCCAAGAACTCACATTCTTAAAGAGTTGGCAGAGTATTGTAGTGATCCTGCTGATAAAGAGAAACTGAAGCTGATGGCATCGACGACTACTGAAGGCAAGGCGCTCTATAATCAGTGGATGATTCAAGAAAATAGAAACATTGTACAAATTTTGGAAGATATTCCAAGTCTCAAACCTGCCATCGATCATCTATGCGAATTGCTTCCTAGACTCCAGTGCAGATACTATTCAATATCTTCATCTCCCAAA CTTCATCCCACTACTGTTCATATAACTGCAGTTGTCGTAGAATATAAAACACCAACTGGAAGAATTAACAGGGGAGTGACGACTTCCTGGTTGAAGGAAAAACATCCCTCAGATCCTCCATGCTTGGTTCCAATTTTCGTAAGAAAATCACAATTCCGTCTTCCTCTTCGTACTTCCACGCCCATTATTATGGTTGGCCCAGGAACTGGTCTTGCACCTTTCAGAGGATTCATTCAAGAACGTGATCTTGCTAGGAAGGAAg GTAAGGAAGTGGGAGACACGATTTTGTACTTTGGGTGCAGGAAAAGTGAGGAAGACTTTCTTTACAAAGAGGAGCTCGAAGAATACGTAAAAAGTGGTACTCTCACTTTACACTGTGCTTTTAGTAGGGAACAAGCAAACAAAGTTTATGTCACACACTTGCTTGAAAAGAATAAGGACGAGCTATGGGATGTAATTGGTGAAAAAAATGGGCATATTTACGTATGCGG TGATGCCCGAAATATGGCTCGTGACGTGCACAACATTCTTCTGAAAGTTGTGATGCAGAATGGAAAAATGACGGAAATGGAAGCGCAGGATTACATTAAGAAAATGGATACGCAGAAACGCTACTCGAGCGATGTTTGgagttga
- the LOC117177634 gene encoding NADPH--cytochrome P450 reductase isoform X3 yields MAGSPVLEDTDNTEILDESFLSTLDIALLAVLILTGLWWLMKRNKQDEYAPSTKSYSIQPTSYTAVIPSENSFIKKLQTSGRSLVVFYGSQTGTGEEFAGRLAKEGIRYRMKGMVADPEECDMEELVNLKTIPNSMAVFCMATYGEGDPTDNAMEFVDWLKTGEADLTGLNYAVFGLGNKTYEHYNEVAIYIDHRLEQLGATRVYELGLGDDDANIEDDFITWKDKFWPAVCDFFGIEGISEDVSIRQYKLTEHLDLPADRIYHGEIARLHSFKNQRPPYDAKNPYLAPVKENRELHGPKSERSCMHIEFDIEGSKMRYDTGDHLAVYPVNSSELVDKIGVKCGVDLDTVFTLTNTDEESTKKHPFPCPCSYRTALTHYLDITGHPRTHILKELAEYCSDPADKEKLKLMASTTTEGKALYNQWMIQENRNIVQILEDIPSLKPAIDHLCELLPRLQCRYYSISSSPKLHPTTVHITAVVVEYKTPTGRINRGVTTSWLKEKHPSDPPCLVPIFVRKSQFRLPLRTSTPIIMVGPGTGLAPFRGFIQERDLARKEGKEVGDTILYFGCRKSEEDFLYKEELEEYVKSGTLTLHCAFSREQANKVYVTHLLEKNKDELWDVIGEKNGHIYVCGDARNMARDVHNILLKVVMQNGKMTEMEAQDYIKKMDTQKRYSSDVWS; encoded by the exons ATGGCAGGGTCGCCAGTTTTGGAAGATACTGACAACACAGAAATCCTCGATGAATCTTTTCTCAGCACCCTTGATATTGCCCTACTTGCTGTCCTGATTTTAACGGGACTGTGGTGGCTCATGAAGAGAAACAAGCAGGACGAATATGCACCTTCTACAAAATCATATTCAATTCA ACCAACCTCATACACGGCAGTTATACCTTCCGAAAACTCGTTCATTAAAAAGCTTCAAACGTCTGGACGAAGTCTCGTAGTATTTTATGGTAGTCAAACTGGAACTGGTGAAGAATTCGCTGGTCGCCTCGCCAAAGAGGGCATCCGGTACCGAATGAAAGGTATGGTTGCTGATCCAGAAGAATGCGATATG GAGGAACTTGTGAATCTCAAGACTATACCAAATAGTATGGCAGTCTTTTGTATGGCTACTTATGGCGAGGGAGATCCAACTGACAATGCTATGGAATTTGTTGACTGGCTCAAGACAGGCGAAGCCGATCTCACTGGCTTGAATTACGCC GTATTTGGACTGGGGAACAAGACATACGAGCATTACAATGAAGTGGCAATATACATCGATCACAGGTTGGAACAACTGGGAGCGACACGTGTCTATGAACTCGGTCTCGGTGACGATGATGCCAA tATTGAAGACGATTTCATTACATGGAAAGACAAATTCTGGCCCGCTGTTTGCGACTTTTTCGGAATCGAGGGAATCAGCGAGGATGTCAGCATTCGTCAGTATAAACTTACTGAGCACCTTGATTTGCCTGCTGATCGCATTTACCATGGAGAAATCGCAAGACTTCATTCCTTCAAAAACCAGAGACC tCCATACGATGCAAAGAACCCGTACCTAGCACCAGTGAAAGAGAATAGGGAACTTCACGGACCAAAGTCAGAAAGGTCTTGCATGCACATCGAGTTCGATATCGAGGGATCAAAGATGCGTTACGACACTGGAGATCACTTGGCTGTATATCCAGTGAATAGCTCCGAGCTCGTAGATAAAATTGGCGTAAAATGTGGAGTGGATTTGGACACAGTCTTTACACTAACAAATACTGATGAGGAATCCACAAAGAAGCATCCATTCCCTTGTCCTTGTTCTTACAGAACAGCACTTACACACTATCTAGACATCACTGGTCACCCAAGAACTCACATTCTTAAAGAGTTGGCAGAGTATTGTAGTGATCCTGCTGATAAAGAGAAACTGAAGCTGATGGCATCGACGACTACTGAAGGCAAGGCGCTCTATAATCAGTGGATGATTCAAGAAAATAGAAACATTGTACAAATTTTGGAAGATATTCCAAGTCTCAAACCTGCCATCGATCATCTATGCGAATTGCTTCCTAGACTCCAGTGCAGATACTATTCAATATCTTCATCTCCCAAA CTTCATCCCACTACTGTTCATATAACTGCAGTTGTCGTAGAATATAAAACACCAACTGGAAGAATTAACAGGGGAGTGACGACTTCCTGGTTGAAGGAAAAACATCCCTCAGATCCTCCATGCTTGGTTCCAATTTTCGTAAGAAAATCACAATTCCGTCTTCCTCTTCGTACTTCCACGCCCATTATTATGGTTGGCCCAGGAACTGGTCTTGCACCTTTCAGAGGATTCATTCAAGAACGTGATCTTGCTAGGAAGGAAg GTAAGGAAGTGGGAGACACGATTTTGTACTTTGGGTGCAGGAAAAGTGAGGAAGACTTTCTTTACAAAGAGGAGCTCGAAGAATACGTAAAAAGTGGTACTCTCACTTTACACTGTGCTTTTAGTAGGGAACAAGCAAACAAAGTTTATGTCACACACTTGCTTGAAAAGAATAAGGACGAGCTATGGGATGTAATTGGTGAAAAAAATGGGCATATTTACGTATGCGG TGATGCCCGAAATATGGCTCGTGACGTGCACAACATTCTTCTGAAAGTTGTGATGCAGAATGGAAAAATGACGGAAATGGAAGCGCAGGATTACATTAAGAAAATGGATACGCAGAAACGCTACTCGAGCGATGTTTGgagttga
- the LOC117177634 gene encoding NADPH--cytochrome P450 reductase isoform X4, producing MQIKSFCTLLRMITRRPRVPSSTWQGIELILAPEFEVFGLGNKTYEHYNEVAIYIDHRLEQLGATRVYELGLGDDDANIEDDFITWKDKFWPAVCDFFGIEGISEDVSIRQYKLTEHLDLPADRIYHGEIARLHSFKNQRPPYDAKNPYLAPVKENRELHGPKSERSCMHIEFDIEGSKMRYDTGDHLAVYPVNSSELVDKIGVKCGVDLDTVFTLTNTDEESTKKHPFPCPCSYRTALTHYLDITGHPRTHILKELAEYCSDPADKEKLKLMASTTTEGKALYNQWMIQENRNIVQILEDIPSLKPAIDHLCELLPRLQCRYYSISSSPKLHPTTVHITAVVVEYKTPTGRINRGVTTSWLKEKHPSDPPCLVPIFVRKSQFRLPLRTSTPIIMVGPGTGLAPFRGFIQERDLARKEGKEVGDTILYFGCRKSEEDFLYKEELEEYVKSGTLTLHCAFSREQANKVYVTHLLEKNKDELWDVIGEKNGHIYVCGDARNMARDVHNILLKVVMQNGKMTEMEAQDYIKKMDTQKRYSSDVWS from the exons atgcaaataaaatcattttgcaCTCTTTTACGGATGATTACTCGACGACCCCGTGTGCCCTCATCCACGTGGCAAGGCATCGAACTAATTTTGGCGCCAGAATTTGAG GTATTTGGACTGGGGAACAAGACATACGAGCATTACAATGAAGTGGCAATATACATCGATCACAGGTTGGAACAACTGGGAGCGACACGTGTCTATGAACTCGGTCTCGGTGACGATGATGCCAA tATTGAAGACGATTTCATTACATGGAAAGACAAATTCTGGCCCGCTGTTTGCGACTTTTTCGGAATCGAGGGAATCAGCGAGGATGTCAGCATTCGTCAGTATAAACTTACTGAGCACCTTGATTTGCCTGCTGATCGCATTTACCATGGAGAAATCGCAAGACTTCATTCCTTCAAAAACCAGAGACC tCCATACGATGCAAAGAACCCGTACCTAGCACCAGTGAAAGAGAATAGGGAACTTCACGGACCAAAGTCAGAAAGGTCTTGCATGCACATCGAGTTCGATATCGAGGGATCAAAGATGCGTTACGACACTGGAGATCACTTGGCTGTATATCCAGTGAATAGCTCCGAGCTCGTAGATAAAATTGGCGTAAAATGTGGAGTGGATTTGGACACAGTCTTTACACTAACAAATACTGATGAGGAATCCACAAAGAAGCATCCATTCCCTTGTCCTTGTTCTTACAGAACAGCACTTACACACTATCTAGACATCACTGGTCACCCAAGAACTCACATTCTTAAAGAGTTGGCAGAGTATTGTAGTGATCCTGCTGATAAAGAGAAACTGAAGCTGATGGCATCGACGACTACTGAAGGCAAGGCGCTCTATAATCAGTGGATGATTCAAGAAAATAGAAACATTGTACAAATTTTGGAAGATATTCCAAGTCTCAAACCTGCCATCGATCATCTATGCGAATTGCTTCCTAGACTCCAGTGCAGATACTATTCAATATCTTCATCTCCCAAA CTTCATCCCACTACTGTTCATATAACTGCAGTTGTCGTAGAATATAAAACACCAACTGGAAGAATTAACAGGGGAGTGACGACTTCCTGGTTGAAGGAAAAACATCCCTCAGATCCTCCATGCTTGGTTCCAATTTTCGTAAGAAAATCACAATTCCGTCTTCCTCTTCGTACTTCCACGCCCATTATTATGGTTGGCCCAGGAACTGGTCTTGCACCTTTCAGAGGATTCATTCAAGAACGTGATCTTGCTAGGAAGGAAg GTAAGGAAGTGGGAGACACGATTTTGTACTTTGGGTGCAGGAAAAGTGAGGAAGACTTTCTTTACAAAGAGGAGCTCGAAGAATACGTAAAAAGTGGTACTCTCACTTTACACTGTGCTTTTAGTAGGGAACAAGCAAACAAAGTTTATGTCACACACTTGCTTGAAAAGAATAAGGACGAGCTATGGGATGTAATTGGTGAAAAAAATGGGCATATTTACGTATGCGG TGATGCCCGAAATATGGCTCGTGACGTGCACAACATTCTTCTGAAAGTTGTGATGCAGAATGGAAAAATGACGGAAATGGAAGCGCAGGATTACATTAAGAAAATGGATACGCAGAAACGCTACTCGAGCGATGTTTGgagttga
- the LOC117177636 gene encoding uncharacterized protein LOC117177636: protein MESKTVIFFFALVVLAVAEEAKPTHKDTLEKTKLKRGLGGLDYGFNPYSYPNFAPSNFDTKGLSPYFLPENKIPASLDPVFKISQSDPEAIQFHLNQSPIFRYAPLPFQQNDAPLLFKPEIHSLGLPQTYQASENRHTYQPSSIPQSHQPWEFSQTFGLSAFPQNYKPSTPQHYQSLGLPQTYQSLSQQYFNSHAKEEVKPIYEDRQE, encoded by the exons ATGGAGTCTAAG ACggtcatttttttcttcgcttTAGTGGTTTTGGCTGTCGCCGAGGAAGCAAAGCCAACACACAAAGACACTTTAGAAAAAACGAAACTTAAACGAGGATTAGGTGGACTTGATTATGGATTCAATCCGTACTCGTATCCAAATTTTGCCCCTTCCAATTTTGATACCAAAGGATTATCTCCATATTTCCTGCCTGAAAATAag ATTCCAGCTTCCTTGGAtccagttttcaaaatttcacaatcaGACCCCGAAGCAATTCAGTTTCACTTGAACCAATCGCCAATTTTTAGATATGCACCTTTGCCTTTTCAACAAAACGATGCACCTTTGTTATTCAAGCCCGAAATTCATTCGTTGGGACTTCCTCAGACGTATCAAGCTTCTGAAAATCGTCATACTTATCAACCTTCTTCAATTCCGCAAAGTCATCAACCTTGGGAATTTTCTCAAACTTTTGGGTTATCAGCATTTCCTCAAAACTATAAACCTTCAACTCCTCAGCATTATCAGTCTTTGGGGCTTCCTCAAACCTATCAATCTTTGAGTCagcaatattttaattctcaCGCCAAAGAAGAGGTCAAGCCTATCTATGAAGATAGACAAGAGTAA
- the LOC117179036 gene encoding cell cycle checkpoint protein RAD17 has protein sequence MTQPKKDKWLLPSFDFTPSKTPIKLKRSATMTIKTSESPPKKSLVRKYSSESLIKKENISSLSELLFACDPKSSLDLSVSRQKQQEISAWLKGKTQRGKPNILIISGPSGCGKTVALKVLAEEHAFNVTEWITPVDQLMDENNRIMRQGDKFEEFLIRATRYNSVLSNISRRLLIVKELPNVFVDEKNGFYSVLEKYIEYGREPLVFVHTETGNSRLMQTLFATNIRERFAIEVININSTTQAAMKKMLERVAKILNAKASHFLNVTQDKVNEVLSNNIGDVRSAVLNLVFSSLKVPDNLAKSECEGREETLSLLHGVGRVINPKRIAEGKSWKFVHDPDDIASFFQSQATNFVHFLHANYLNTIREIDRAEISADILSLADVLTSEWRDPNLGKVTLSFCVRGLMVANDNPVSGWNPVKKPQSSSVKVDRNLASAEVRWYKSLIKPDSKKADETEKQNNFTDEKSIIEDAD, from the exons ATGACTCAACCTAAG AAGGATAAATGGTTGCTACCATCGTTTGACTTTACGCCTTCTAAAACTCCAATAAAATTGAAGCGATCTGCTACAATGACAATAAAAACCTCAGAAAGCCCGCCAAAGAAAAGCTTGGTAAGAAAATATTCTAGTGAAAGCCTCattaagaaggaaaatattaGCAGCTTGTCGGAATTATTGTTTGCTTGTGATCCAAAAAGTTCTTTGGATTTATCAGTCAGCAGACAAAAACAGCAAGAGATTTCTGCTTGGTTAAAAGGCAAGACTCAAAGAgggaaaccaaatattttaattatctcgGGTCCTTCTGGCTGTGGAAAAACAGTGGCGCTTAAAGTGCTTGCAGAAGAACATGCTTTTAATGTAACAGAATGGATAACACCGGTAGATCAACTTATGGACGAAAATA ACAGGATAATGAGGCAAGGGGACAAATTTGAAGAGTTTTTGATAAGAGCAACTCGGTATAATTCTGTGTTGAGTAACATTTCCAGACGACTGCTAATAGTCAAAGAATTGCCTAATGTTTTCGTAGACGAGAAAAATGGATTCTATTCTGTTCTgga aaaatatattgagTATGGAAGAGAACCGCTCGTATTCGTTCACACAGAAACTGGAAACTCAAGATTAATGCAGACGCTTTTTGCAACAAATATCAGAGAGCGTTTTGCTATCGAGGTCATCAA taTAAACTCAACTACCCAGGCAGCAATGAAAAAGATGTTGGAGCGGGTGGCAAAGATTCTTAATGCAAAAGCTAGTCATTTTCTAAATGTTACACAAGACAAGGTAAACGAAGTGTTGTCTAATAACATTGGTGATGTTAGGAGTGCTGTTTTGAATCTCGTTTTTTCTTCGCTCAAGG TGCCTGATAATCTTGCAAAAAGCGAATGCGAAGGACGAGAAGAAACTTTGAGTCTTCTGCATGGAGTTGGGAGAGTCATTAATCCAAAAa GAATTGCTGAAGGGAAGTCTTGGAAGTTTGTCCATGATCCAGATGATATCGCATCATTTTTCCAATCTCAAGCCACGAATTTCGTGCACTTTCttcatgcaaattatttaaacacaatTAGAGAAATTGACCGAGCTGAAATAAGCGCAGATATTTTGAGTTTAGCTGATGTGTTAACTTCTGAATGGAGA GATCCTAATTTGGGAAAAGTCACATTATCGTTTTGTGTCAGAGGATTAATGGTCGCTAATGATAATCCAGTTAGTGGTTGGAATCCAGTTAAAAAGCCCCAAAGCAGTTCTGTAAAAGT AGACAGAAATTTAGCGTCAGCAGAAGTTCGGTGGTATAAGTCGCTCATCAAACCAGATTCAAAAAAGGCTGATGAAACAGAAAAGCAAAATAATTTCACTGATGAGAAGTCTATTATTGAGGATGCTGACTGA